A single region of the Corvus hawaiiensis isolate bCorHaw1 chromosome 27, bCorHaw1.pri.cur, whole genome shotgun sequence genome encodes:
- the LOC125317569 gene encoding olfactory receptor 14J1-like: MCNSSSISHFLLLALADTWQLQLLHFCLFLGISLAALLGNGLIISAGACGQHLHSPMFFFLLSLALPDLGSICTTVPKAMHNSLWGTRHISYLGCAAQLFLFVFFFSAEYFLLTITCYDRYVSICKALHYGTLLGSRACAHMAAAAWASAFLYALMHTANTFSLPLGQGNALGQFFCEIPHILKLSCSKSHLRELGLIAVSACLLFGCFVFIVFSYVQIFRAVLRIPSEQGRHKAFSTCLPHLAVLSLFLSTSAFAHLKPPSISSPSLDVALSVLYSVVPPALNPLIYSLRNQELRDALRKRITGWFSAAINSHSPAELL, encoded by the coding sequence ATGTgcaacagcagctccatcagccacTTCCTCCTGCTGGCATTGGCAGACAcgtggcagctgcagctcctgcacttctgcctcttcctgggcatctccctggctgccctcctgGGCAACGGCCTCATCATCAGCGCCGGAGCCTGcggccagcacctgcacagccccatgttcttcttcctgctcagcctggccctCCCCGACCTGGGCTCCATCTgcaccactgtccccaaggccaTGCACAATTCCCTCTGGGGCACCAGGCACATCTCCTACTTAGGATGTGCTGCTCAGCTATtcctctttgtctttttcttttcagcagagTATTTCCTCCTCACCATCACGTGCTACGACCGCTACGTGTCCATCTGCAAAGCCCTGCACTATGGgaccctcctgggcagcagagcttgtgcccacatggcagcagctgcctgggccagtgcctttCTCTACGCTCTCATGCACACGGCCaatacattttccctgcccctgggccAGGGCAATGCCCTGGGCcagttcttctgtgaaatcccACACATCCTCAAGCTCTCCTGCTCCAAATCCCACCTCAGGGAACTTGGGCTCATCGCTGTCAGTGCCTGTTTGCTCTTTGGCTGTTTTGTGTTCATTGTTTTCTCCTATGTGCAGATCTTCAGGGCCGTGCTGAGGATCCCCTCTGAGCAGGGGCGGCACAAAGCCTTTTCCACGTGCCTCCCTCACCTGGCCGTGCTCTCTCTGTTCCTCAGCACTTCAGCATTTGCTCACCTGAAGCCCCCCTCCatctcatccccatccctggatgtggccCTGTCAGTTCTGTACTCGGTGGTGCCTCCAGCCCTGAACCCCCTCATCTACAGCCTGAGGAACCAGGAGCTCAGGGATGCCCTGAGGAAAAGGATCACGGGTTGGTTTTCAGCAGCAATAAACTCTCAttctcctgcagagctgctctga